The following coding sequences lie in one Micromonospora sp. R77 genomic window:
- a CDS encoding DUF6069 family protein produces the protein MSNTRQAPPAPPRQGGTAKRRLLAIAVATAVTVAVWFIARALDVTLAVNTGGNRQEITLGAVIAATVVAGLIGWALLALLERLTAAGRTIWTIVAVLVLLVSLLGPLGGVSTGAKATLAVMHLAAAAVIIPAFRRR, from the coding sequence ATGTCGAACACCAGGCAGGCCCCCCCAGCTCCCCCGCGTCAGGGCGGCACCGCCAAGCGGCGGCTGCTCGCCATCGCCGTGGCCACGGCGGTCACCGTCGCGGTGTGGTTCATCGCCCGGGCCCTGGACGTGACCCTCGCCGTGAACACCGGCGGCAACCGCCAGGAGATCACCCTGGGGGCCGTGATCGCGGCCACCGTGGTCGCCGGCCTGATCGGCTGGGCGCTGCTGGCCCTGCTGGAGCGGCTTACCGCCGCCGGCCGGACGATCTGGACGATCGTCGCGGTGCTCGTACTCCTGGTGTCCCTGCTCGGGCCGCTGGGTGGCGTGTCGACGGGCGCCAAGGCGACGCTCGCGGTCATGCACCTGGCGGCGGCGGCCGTCATCATCCCGGCCTTCCGCCGGCGCTGA